In Streptomyces sp. NBC_00091, the following proteins share a genomic window:
- a CDS encoding DNRLRE domain-containing protein: protein MRRSRGPAAALALALAGSGAVVGLGLVPRAAAVTPPVAFTADALPTWQPNGVVWALAEAGGTVFVGGTFSAVRPPAGAAGSERPAVNFAALDAATGAPTSCTLSFTIGSGTATVRALTLSPDKKTLYAGGYFGAVNGTPVSSVAAIDVATCTVKSSFRPAFAATVRAIAVAGDTVYAGGDFLTVAGQPRRRFAAVAAADGALRPFRADADEPGRAVEVTPDGKNVLLGGDFFTVNGTDTHALAVVDATSGALTKSYAGFIETNSVVKDIATDATGFYTANEGTGGGVFDGRIALDLAGFGQRWRDTCLGATQAVLPYQNVLYSASHAHDCSSVGEFPDGRRHHLLAQPTASTGKLGWAPDTDDGIGEGIGPRVMTVGSKAGAQYLWVGGEFTTVNGAAQQSLTRFSSTNDTGAPTVPLASAAAFRPGEVQVRWRTSLDLDDSALTYRIYRNGSATPVGTVTADSLFFKRPQASWTDTTAQAGQSYTYRVTATDAAGNVSAPSAPASVTVPVSAEAYPSQVRADGAQLYWRYDDPVLPYAADSSAAGDQAGVHQGAPALRQSPGAVGGASTAIGFNGTDGHVHGDRRQTVGGTYSIETWFKTGTTRGGKLIGFGNQQVNGSSQYDKHVYMTDDGRLVYGVYTGATRTIITAAAYNDDKWHHVVATQGPGGMTLYVDGAQKGTLAVTTHENFSGYWRTGFDGLGGWPDRPASEHWAGRLDETAVYPTVLSAAQVQNHFTLASAPADSVVRITAAEDTYANAGAPDANYGTSGSLAVRGSSLYASYLRFDLPAAPAGQVLKSAALSVKTSTMAGAGTTDTVSVVPVTGAWSEGGTTYDNRPGTGTAALGAFPGIPDGSAVHTVGLDTAAVAGALGGSYGLALTATGTDALWLWSSEAAANEGTPQLRLTFGAP, encoded by the coding sequence ATGCGTAGATCCAGAGGGCCGGCAGCCGCTCTCGCCCTGGCACTGGCCGGCTCCGGCGCGGTCGTCGGCCTCGGCCTCGTCCCGCGGGCGGCGGCCGTCACCCCGCCCGTCGCCTTCACCGCCGACGCGCTGCCCACCTGGCAGCCCAACGGGGTCGTGTGGGCCCTCGCCGAGGCGGGCGGCACAGTCTTCGTCGGCGGCACCTTCTCCGCCGTGCGCCCGCCCGCCGGCGCCGCCGGCAGCGAGCGGCCGGCCGTCAACTTCGCCGCGCTCGACGCCGCGACCGGCGCCCCGACCTCCTGCACCCTGTCCTTCACCATCGGCAGCGGCACCGCCACCGTCCGCGCGCTCACCCTCTCGCCGGACAAGAAGACGCTGTACGCGGGCGGTTACTTCGGCGCGGTCAACGGCACCCCGGTCTCCAGCGTCGCCGCCATCGACGTGGCCACCTGCACCGTGAAGTCCTCCTTCCGCCCCGCCTTCGCGGCCACCGTACGGGCCATCGCCGTCGCCGGTGACACCGTCTACGCGGGCGGCGACTTCCTCACCGTCGCGGGCCAGCCGCGCCGGCGCTTCGCCGCCGTCGCCGCGGCCGACGGAGCGCTGCGACCCTTCCGGGCCGACGCCGACGAGCCGGGCCGCGCCGTCGAGGTCACCCCGGACGGGAAGAACGTGCTGCTCGGGGGCGACTTCTTCACCGTCAACGGGACGGACACGCACGCGCTGGCCGTCGTGGACGCCACCAGCGGCGCCCTCACCAAGTCCTATGCCGGCTTCATCGAGACCAACTCCGTCGTCAAGGACATCGCGACCGACGCCACCGGCTTCTACACCGCCAACGAGGGCACCGGCGGCGGGGTCTTCGACGGCCGCATCGCCCTCGACCTGGCCGGCTTCGGCCAGCGCTGGCGCGACACCTGCCTGGGCGCCACCCAGGCCGTCCTGCCGTACCAGAACGTGCTCTACAGCGCCTCGCACGCCCACGACTGTTCCAGCGTCGGCGAGTTCCCCGACGGCCGGCGCCACCACCTGCTGGCGCAGCCGACCGCGAGCACCGGCAAGCTGGGCTGGGCCCCCGACACCGACGACGGCATCGGCGAGGGCATCGGCCCGCGCGTGATGACCGTCGGCTCCAAGGCGGGCGCCCAGTACCTGTGGGTCGGCGGCGAGTTCACCACCGTCAACGGGGCGGCGCAGCAGAGCCTGACGCGCTTCTCCTCCACCAACGACACGGGCGCGCCGACCGTTCCCCTCGCGAGCGCCGCCGCCTTCCGGCCCGGCGAGGTCCAGGTGCGCTGGCGCACCAGCCTCGACCTGGACGACAGCGCGCTCACTTACCGGATCTACCGCAACGGCTCGGCCACCCCGGTCGGCACGGTCACCGCCGACTCGCTGTTCTTCAAGCGGCCGCAGGCCTCCTGGACCGACACCACCGCCCAGGCCGGCCAGTCGTACACCTACCGGGTGACGGCCACCGACGCGGCGGGCAACGTCAGCGCCCCGTCGGCCCCGGCGAGCGTGACGGTGCCCGTCTCGGCCGAGGCCTACCCGAGCCAGGTCCGCGCGGACGGCGCCCAGCTGTACTGGCGCTACGACGACCCGGTCCTGCCGTACGCCGCCGACTCCTCGGCCGCCGGCGACCAGGCGGGCGTCCACCAGGGCGCCCCGGCCCTGCGCCAGTCGCCGGGCGCGGTGGGCGGCGCGAGCACGGCCATCGGCTTCAACGGCACGGACGGGCACGTCCACGGCGACCGCCGGCAGACCGTGGGCGGCACCTACAGCATCGAGACCTGGTTCAAGACGGGCACCACCCGGGGCGGCAAGCTCATCGGCTTCGGCAACCAGCAAGTCAACGGCAGCAGCCAGTACGACAAGCACGTCTACATGACCGACGACGGGCGGCTGGTCTACGGTGTCTACACCGGAGCCACCCGCACCATCATCACCGCGGCCGCGTACAACGACGACAAGTGGCACCACGTCGTCGCCACCCAGGGCCCCGGCGGGATGACCCTGTACGTGGACGGCGCCCAGAAGGGCACCCTCGCCGTCACCACCCACGAGAACTTCTCCGGCTACTGGCGCACCGGCTTCGACGGCCTCGGCGGCTGGCCGGACCGCCCGGCGAGCGAGCACTGGGCGGGCCGGCTGGACGAGACCGCCGTCTACCCGACCGTGCTGAGCGCGGCGCAGGTGCAGAACCACTTCACCCTCGCCTCCGCCCCGGCCGACTCGGTCGTCCGGATCACCGCGGCCGAGGACACCTACGCCAACGCGGGCGCCCCGGACGCCAACTACGGGACCTCCGGGTCCCTCGCGGTGCGCGGCAGCTCGCTGTACGCGAGCTACCTGCGCTTCGACCTGCCCGCCGCGCCCGCCGGCCAGGTGCTCAAGTCGGCCGCGCTGAGCGTGAAGACCAGCACCATGGCCGGCGCCGGAACCACGGACACCGTCTCGGTGGTCCCGGTCACCGGCGCGTGGTCGGAGGGCGGGACCACGTACGACAACCGCCCGGGCACGGGCACCGCGGCGCTCGGCGCCTTCCCGGGGATCCCGGACGGCTCGGCGGTCCACACCGTAGGGCTGGACACGGCCGCCGTCGCGGGCGCGCTGGGCGGCTCCTACGGCCTGGCGCTGACCGCTACCGGGACCGACGCCCTGTGGCTGTGGTCCTCGGAGGCGGCGGCCAACGAGGGGACGCCCCAGCTGAGGCTGACCTTCGGGGCCCCGTAG
- a CDS encoding helix-turn-helix transcriptional regulator: MPVRAAPEPTLTEPDAAAVAEVMQGLASPARIRILARLLYAPCSVGELAEALGLGQPTVSNHLRPLRHLDLVAGRRDGRSVVYELHDEHVTALLRQVLEHVHHGRQG, from the coding sequence TTGCCGGTCAGAGCAGCCCCGGAACCCACGCTCACCGAGCCCGACGCGGCGGCCGTCGCCGAGGTCATGCAGGGCCTCGCCTCGCCCGCCCGGATCCGCATCCTCGCCCGGCTGCTGTACGCGCCATGCTCCGTCGGGGAGCTGGCCGAGGCGCTCGGCCTCGGCCAGCCCACCGTCTCCAACCACCTGCGCCCGCTACGCCACCTCGACCTGGTGGCCGGCCGGCGCGACGGGCGCAGCGTGGTCTACGAACTGCACGACGAGCACGTCACCGCCCTGCTCCGGCAGGTGCTGGAGCACGTGCACCACGGGCGGCAGGGGTAG
- a CDS encoding serine hydrolase: MRAAAAVAVGVMALGALAPAAAFAAGPDTVQQGLNALVRADGLPAALASVRDPKGHTRTYTAGVGDMATGAKVPADGQVRIGSNTKTFTAVVVLQLVGEGKIDLDAKVDTYLPGLVRGDGIDGRHIKVRQLLQHTSGLPDYEDLVTDDILRQRYVEPRELLDLALQRKADFDPGERWAYSNTNYVVAGLIVQKVTGRPLAEETDRRVVQRIGLRHTYFPAPGDVRIRGPHPHGYHRDAAGAPLRDVTEIDPSAAWAAGQMISTDSDLNRFFTALLAGRLLPPAQLAQMRTTVPIGDTGAGYGLGLMSRPLSCGGVYWGHGGDIAGYETRGGVTDDGRVAANITVTSIPATGAATKHLERVVDTALCRDR, encoded by the coding sequence GTGAGGGCCGCGGCCGCGGTGGCCGTCGGCGTCATGGCGCTGGGCGCCCTGGCGCCCGCCGCGGCGTTCGCCGCCGGGCCGGACACCGTCCAGCAGGGGCTGAACGCACTGGTGCGCGCCGACGGCCTGCCCGCCGCGCTGGCGAGCGTCAGGGACCCCAAGGGCCACACCCGCACCTACACCGCGGGGGTGGGCGATATGGCCACCGGCGCGAAGGTGCCCGCCGACGGGCAGGTGCGGATCGGCAGCAACACCAAGACCTTCACCGCGGTCGTCGTGCTGCAACTGGTCGGCGAGGGGAAGATCGATCTCGACGCCAAGGTCGACACCTATCTGCCGGGCCTCGTCCGGGGTGACGGGATCGACGGCCGCCACATCAAGGTCCGTCAGCTCCTCCAGCACACCAGCGGACTTCCCGACTACGAGGACCTCGTCACCGACGACATCCTCCGGCAGCGGTACGTCGAACCCCGCGAACTCCTCGACCTCGCCCTCCAGCGCAAGGCCGACTTCGACCCCGGGGAGCGATGGGCGTACAGCAACACGAACTACGTGGTCGCCGGCCTGATCGTCCAGAAGGTCACCGGACGCCCCCTCGCCGAGGAGACGGACCGGCGCGTCGTCCAGCGCATCGGGCTGCGCCACACCTACTTCCCGGCCCCCGGAGACGTGCGCATCCGAGGGCCCCATCCCCACGGCTATCACAGGGACGCGGCGGGCGCGCCGCTGCGCGACGTCACCGAAATCGACCCCTCCGCGGCCTGGGCGGCAGGCCAGATGATCTCCACCGACTCCGACCTCAACCGGTTCTTCACCGCGCTGCTGGCCGGCCGCCTCCTCCCGCCGGCCCAGCTCGCCCAGATGCGCACCACCGTCCCCATCGGGGACACCGGCGCCGGCTACGGACTGGGGCTCATGAGCCGGCCGCTGTCGTGCGGCGGCGTCTACTGGGGCCACGGCGGTGACATCGCGGGATACGAGACCCGGGGCGGAGTCACCGACGACGGCCGCGTCGCCGCCAACATCACGGTGACGAGCATCCCGGCCACCGGCGCGGCCACGAAGCACCTCGAACGCGTCGTGGACACGGCCCTCTGCCGCGACCGCTAA
- a CDS encoding HAD-IC family P-type ATPase — MDAPRRGAAATVAALRGLGVTRTVMLPGDDQRVADAVGRAVGVDEAFGGLMPQDEVAEVARLRRTARTAMIGDGVNDAPAMAGATVGVAMGAAGSAVALETADIALMSDDLSHLPFITGLSRRAGRVIRQNLWLSLGIVAVLVPATALGLGIGPAVLVHEGSTLVVVANALRLLRYRDRSAG; from the coding sequence ATGGACGCCCCCCGCCGCGGGGCCGCCGCGACGGTGGCCGCCCTGCGCGGGCTCGGCGTGACCCGGACCGTGATGCTTCCCGGCGACGACCAGCGCGTGGCCGACGCCGTCGGGCGGGCGGTGGGCGTGGACGAGGCCTTCGGCGGCCTGATGCCGCAGGACGAGGTCGCCGAGGTGGCCCGGCTGCGCCGCACGGCCCGTACGGCCATGATCGGCGACGGGGTCAACGACGCCCCCGCCATGGCCGGAGCCACGGTGGGCGTGGCCATGGGCGCGGCCGGCTCGGCGGTGGCCCTGGAAACGGCCGACATCGCCCTGATGTCCGACGACCTGAGCCACCTCCCCTTCATCACCGGCCTCAGCCGCCGCGCCGGCCGCGTCATCCGGCAGAACCTGTGGCTGAGCCTGGGCATCGTCGCCGTCCTGGTCCCGGCCACCGCGCTCGGCCTGGGCATCGGCCCGGCCGTCCTGGTCCACGAGGGCTCCACCCTGGTCGTGGTCGCCAACGCCCTGCGGCTGCTGCGCTACCGCGACCGCAGCGCGGGATGA
- a CDS encoding MerR family transcriptional regulator, with protein MFTIGDFAKHGRVSVRMLRHYDALGLLRPARVDPVTGYRWYEAAQLARLNRVIALKELGFSLDQVGAVLDERVTAEELRGMLRLRQAELETAMAEAAARLTRVGTRLRTIENEGTMPADEIVVKSLPPVRLAELTGVAESYAPQDIGPVIGPLYEDLCRRVETAGVLPTGPGLAYYEEAPGGEPGSVLVHAGLPVAAAVRAEDLGAGVRIVELPGVERAATVVHRGAMDDVLPTAQALARWIDAHGHRSAGYARELTLACPEDPDQWVTELQEPLAS; from the coding sequence ATGTTCACCATCGGAGACTTCGCCAAACACGGCCGGGTGTCGGTCCGGATGCTGCGTCATTACGACGCCCTCGGACTGCTGCGCCCGGCGCGTGTCGACCCTGTGACCGGCTACCGCTGGTACGAGGCCGCTCAGCTGGCCCGCCTCAACCGCGTCATCGCCCTCAAGGAGCTCGGCTTCAGCCTGGACCAGGTGGGGGCCGTCCTCGACGAGAGGGTGACCGCGGAGGAACTGCGCGGGATGCTGCGGCTGCGCCAGGCGGAACTGGAGACCGCCATGGCCGAGGCGGCCGCCCGGCTGACCCGGGTCGGGACGAGGCTCCGGACCATCGAGAACGAGGGAACCATGCCTGCCGACGAGATCGTCGTCAAAAGCCTGCCGCCCGTGCGGCTGGCCGAACTGACCGGGGTGGCCGAGAGCTACGCCCCGCAGGACATCGGGCCGGTCATCGGCCCTTTGTACGAGGACCTGTGCCGCCGCGTCGAGACCGCCGGGGTGCTCCCGACGGGTCCGGGTCTGGCCTACTACGAGGAGGCTCCGGGCGGCGAGCCGGGGTCCGTCCTGGTGCACGCCGGCCTTCCGGTGGCCGCGGCCGTGCGCGCCGAGGACCTCGGGGCCGGGGTGCGGATCGTCGAACTGCCCGGCGTCGAGCGGGCGGCGACCGTGGTGCACCGGGGCGCCATGGACGACGTACTGCCGACGGCGCAGGCCCTGGCCCGGTGGATCGACGCGCACGGCCACCGCTCGGCCGGTTACGCGCGCGAGCTGACCCTGGCCTGCCCGGAGGACCCGGACCAGTGGGTCACCGAGCTCCAGGAGCCGCTGGCCTCCTGA